The genomic DNA ATATTAAAAAAGAGAGCATTTAGCTCTCTTTCAAATTTCTCTTTACATACTGGTTTAAAATCATTTTTTATTAGAAAATTAATCGGGTCTGAACTGTGTTCAGATTTTGAAATTGATTGAAAAGTGTTTAAGTTATCCTCAGCCTATATGTATCAATTGTTAGGGATTTTCTTGCTATAGTTTGTTCAATCTCACTTTCCATTACATCTTGCAGTTCTTGGATAAAATCATCAAATGAACTATCGTATTCTACTCCCTCTATTATTGATAAATTTTTTTGTGAAAATAACATACTCTTGATTTACTCATTTGAGTTATTTCATGACATTTTTCTTCTACATATTTAATTGTTTTTAATATTTCTTTTGCGTTCATTATATCATCACTCTTATTTTGTTAAACCTCGTATAGTACGCCTGAAAATATTTATATTTACTCTAACGAGGTTATAAACGAGATGATTCAAAAAATAACACGGTCAATAATTAGAAAATATATTTATATTAAATACAAGTATATATGGGGCTTTGCATTTTTTTGTTGCTCATTAAGTGTGTGGTGTTATATTGGTATTCGAAATTGTTTTGCAAGGAGGAGTAAAATGAAAGAAAGTATAAATGAAAACTTTAAAAGATTAGCGAGTCAGAGAATGAAACGTATCTTTCGGACTGCAAACTTATTAGCCGATTATCAAACAGAAAACAATACACATGTAGAGCACAAAAGATCGATGCTTTATTTACTGCTTATGAAGAAAAGGAGAGGAAATTCGAGTTTGTTTTGAAACACTAAAAGATCACTTTTCGTTTGAGAGTGAGTAAGAAATCATCTTTAATAATTATTTTGAGTTGGTTTGAACATGCAAACAATTTGCAAACATTAGCATTCAACTTATAATGAATCAAAGAACTATAAATAATCCAAAAAGCTTGATATTCAATAAATTAATTCCTACAATATTTAGAACGCATTGAGTGGGAATAATTAAATAGCGACAAGAAAAAGCTTGGAGAGCCTATAAATTATGTTTTTTTCTAAGTTCTTTTATTTTGTGATAACAGAAATGGTAGCGGTAATTTTAATATATGAATAATATGATTGGGAATTTTCAATTTAAATACAATTATTATCAATGATCTGTATAATAAGTAGAAGAACATAATGTAAAATGATATTAAATAATTTTGAACAGAGGGAGAAAAGCTGTGAGTAATTATCAATTAACTGGAAAAGAAGTAGATACAGATTTTATGGTTAAAGATTTTCTTGACTCAATAGGGGTGTCTTACTCCTATCAAAAATCAACCATAGTTGAAGTAGATCAGGCCTTGGTGGGAGCAAGTAAGTCTCAAAAAGGTGAGGGGAAAGGAAATCCTGAATATATTTTTATTTCTGGAGGACATCTATTTATTATAGAAAATAAAACAGATATAAAGCAGCTAGAGTATACGGATAATGATGTTGTTATCACAGAATATCCCTATCGTAATGATTATGCTGTAAATGGGGCTGTTCATTATTCTAAACATATTGTAGAAAAGACTAACTTTAATGAAGTTATTGCAATAGGTGTTGTAGGTAATAAACATTACTATGAGATTCAACCTTATTATGTATCAAAGGATGAGGTCAGAAAACTAAATAGTATAAAAAGCTTTGAAGATTTTTCACCAGAAAATATTGAAGAATATTGGCGAGTGGCAATTAAAGGTGAATTACCTAAAGAGGAACGAGAACTTCAAGAGGTTACGAAAGTAGCCGTGGAACTGCATGAAGATCTACGGAATTATGGGAATTTGTCTAATGATTTCAAAGCGACTGTAGTGTCCGGAATTCTTTTAGCATTAGAACAAAAAACATTCGCAATTGAAGACTTGAAGGGCTTTGAAGATGATGGAGCCAAAGATGGTGATAAAATTTACAATGCTATTGAGATGTATTTAAAGAGCATAGAATATAATGGAAGACCGGCTAAATACGGGATTTTGCTAGAAAACTTTTTATATATAAAAAATGACCAGACTTTAAATAGAGTTAATCCAAGTTTAGGTAAAACACCGTTAAAGTATTTTGTAGAACAAATTGAAAAGAAAGTACATCATCACGTTAAAAATCAAAATCATGATATAGATATTCTGGGTAAATTTTATGGGGAATTTGTTAAGTACGGAGGCTCAGATGGAAACTCACTGGGGATCGTTTTGACACCTCGGCATATTACCTCTTTAATGTCAGAGCTTATTAATATTGAACCAGATGATTATGTTTTGGATCCAGCTTGTGGCAGTGGCGCGTTTTTAATTAGCGCAATGCAGCGTATGATGTCTCAAGTGCAAAATAATCTAAACTTAAATTCACAACAAAAAAAAGAGCGGATAGAAGGAATTAAACAAAATCAACTATATGGAGTAGAATTGCAAGGGAAATTGTTTACAATTGCTACTACTAATATGATTTTAAGAGGAGATGGAAAATCAAATCTATATAATGGGGATATGTTCCATCTACCAGAGGATATTTATAAGAAAGATAAAGTTAACAATGGGGAGGAAGAGAAACATAATTTCATTACTAAGGTTTTAATTAATCCACCATATAGTCAAGCTAAGACCAAAGCTTTATCCCATCTTTCTGAAATTAGTTTTATTAATACGGCTTTAAAAATGATGATGAAAGGTGGGAAATTAGCGGCCATTGTTCCTATAAGTACAATGGTTGGGAAAACAAAAGAAGAAAAAGTATATAAAAAAGAAATTTTAGAAAACAATACTTTAGAGACTGTAATTACTTTAAATACGGACACTTTTCATGGGAAAGGAGTTAATCCTTGTATTTGCATTTTTACTGCTGGTATTCCTCATGACTTGAAAAAGAAACGTGTTAACTTTGTAGATTTTACGGATGATGGATATGAGGTTAGAAAACATACTGGATTGATTAGTAATGGTACTGAAAAATCAAAGAGAGAACATTTAATTGATGTATTAAATGGTAATGCAGATGATGGAACTAAATTTATTGTAAAAACTACTATTGCACCAGAGGATGAGTGGTTGCATAGTTTTTATTATTTTAATGAGGAAGTTCCTCAAGAAGAGGATTTTGAAAAAACTTTGGCAGATTACTTAACCTTTCAAGTCGATATGTATAGTCATGGTAAAAGATATTTATTTGAAGAGGGTGAGTAAATGTCTAATCAAATATTAAAATCTAAAAATTGGCGATCATTTTTCTTGAATGAAATTTTTACTACTATTCAAAGAGGGAAACGTTTGACAAAGGCTAATCAGCTTCCGGGAGATATGCCCTATGTTTCAAGTACCTCTTTTTCAAATGGTATAGATGGATTTATAGGCAATGAAAAAAATGTACGTAAATTTTCTAAATGTATAACTATTGCCAATAGTGGTAGTGTAGGTAGTGTTTTTTATCATGACTATGAATTTATAGCTTCTGATCATGTAACGATACTTAGTAATCCATTGTTTACTAAAAATCACTATTTATTTTTAGTAACGGTTTTAAGTAGAATTGGTGATAAATATTCTTTCAATAGAGAAATTAATGATTATAGAATAAAACGAGAAAAAATTATGTTACCGGTTGATGAAAATGAAAAACCAGATTGGGATTTTATTGATGAATATACTCGTTTGAAAAAACAAGAAACAGAAAATAAATTTGAATTTCCGGAATTAAATGTTGTAAATGACTTTAAAGAATTGAAAGAAGTTAGATGGGGAGAGTTCTCATTAGATGAAATTGCTGAAGTAAAAAGTGGTAAAGACTGGCCAGAAAGAGATAGAAAGCAGGGGCTTGTTCCATTTGTTGGATCGACTTCTATGGGGAATGGGATAACAGACTTCGTTAATCCAGCAGGCCGTGAGAAGCAAGTAGATTCTAATGTTATCGGCGTGAATCGTAATGGTTCTGTTGGATATACTTTCTATCATAGTTATGTTGCTTACTTTTCAGGGGATACTAGATTTTTAAAATTGAATATGTATAGTGATGATAAATATATTAATTTGTTTGTTAAAACGATGATTCAATCTCAAAAAGATAAGTATGCTTATGGATATAAAATGGGTACAGAAAGAATAAAAAGACAAAAAATCCTTCTACCAATTATGGAAGATGGTAAAATCGATTATGCTTTTATGAGAGATTATATGAAACGAATAGAGAACAAAATTCTTTTAAGCTGTAAAAGTGCAGAGTTTTAAAATATATATTCGAGGAGACAGAAAAGAGTTATAAGTATCTTTTCTGTCTCTATATTTATAAAAAAATAATCATTTATTATTATATTAGAATTAATATTTTTCATTGAATCTAGTTTTCTT from Bacillus basilensis includes the following:
- a CDS encoding class I SAM-dependent DNA methyltransferase — translated: MVKDFLDSIGVSYSYQKSTIVEVDQALVGASKSQKGEGKGNPEYIFISGGHLFIIENKTDIKQLEYTDNDVVITEYPYRNDYAVNGAVHYSKHIVEKTNFNEVIAIGVVGNKHYYEIQPYYVSKDEVRKLNSIKSFEDFSPENIEEYWRVAIKGELPKEERELQEVTKVAVELHEDLRNYGNLSNDFKATVVSGILLALEQKTFAIEDLKGFEDDGAKDGDKIYNAIEMYLKSIEYNGRPAKYGILLENFLYIKNDQTLNRVNPSLGKTPLKYFVEQIEKKVHHHVKNQNHDIDILGKFYGEFVKYGGSDGNSLGIVLTPRHITSLMSELINIEPDDYVLDPACGSGAFLISAMQRMMSQVQNNLNLNSQQKKERIEGIKQNQLYGVELQGKLFTIATTNMILRGDGKSNLYNGDMFHLPEDIYKKDKVNNGEEEKHNFITKVLINPPYSQAKTKALSHLSEISFINTALKMMMKGGKLAAIVPISTMVGKTKEEKVYKKEILENNTLETVITLNTDTFHGKGVNPCICIFTAGIPHDLKKKRVNFVDFTDDGYEVRKHTGLISNGTEKSKREHLIDVLNGNADDGTKFIVKTTIAPEDEWLHSFYYFNEEVPQEEDFEKTLADYLTFQVDMYSHGKRYLFEEGE
- a CDS encoding restriction endonuclease subunit S; translated protein: MSNQILKSKNWRSFFLNEIFTTIQRGKRLTKANQLPGDMPYVSSTSFSNGIDGFIGNEKNVRKFSKCITIANSGSVGSVFYHDYEFIASDHVTILSNPLFTKNHYLFLVTVLSRIGDKYSFNREINDYRIKREKIMLPVDENEKPDWDFIDEYTRLKKQETENKFEFPELNVVNDFKELKEVRWGEFSLDEIAEVKSGKDWPERDRKQGLVPFVGSTSMGNGITDFVNPAGREKQVDSNVIGVNRNGSVGYTFYHSYVAYFSGDTRFLKLNMYSDDKYINLFVKTMIQSQKDKYAYGYKMGTERIKRQKILLPIMEDGKIDYAFMRDYMKRIENKILLSCKSAEF